The following are from one region of the Streptomyces fradiae genome:
- a CDS encoding CTP synthase: MPPNTTTTKHIFVTGGVASSLGKGLTASSLGALLKARGLRVTMQKLDPYLNVDPGTMNPFQHGEVFVTNDGAETDLDIGHYERFLDVDLDGSANVTTGQVYSQVIAKERRGEYLGDTVQVIPHITNEIKSRIRRMATDDVDVVITEVGGTVGDIESLPFLETVRQVRHEVGRDNVFVVHISLLPYIGPSGELKTKPTQHSVAALRNIGIQPDAIVLRADREVPTAIKRKISLMCDVDEAAVVAAIDAPSIYDIPKVLHTEGLDAYVVRKLDLPFRDVDWTVWEDLLDRVHNPDHEVTVALVGKYIDLPDAYLSVTEAMRAGGFANKARVKVKWVTSDDCKTPAGAEQQLGDCDAILVPGGFGDRGVAGKVGAIRYARENKVPLLGICLGLQCIVIEAARNLADIPEANSTEFDPATAHPVVSTMEEQLAYVEGAGDLGGTMRLGLYPAKLAEGSVVRETYADEPYVEERHRHRYEVNNAYRAELEKKAGLVFSGTSPDNKLVEFVEYPKDVHPYLVATQAHPELKSRPTRPHPLFAGLVKAAVERKTGKPAQ, encoded by the coding sequence ATGCCGCCCAACACCACGACGACCAAGCACATCTTCGTCACCGGGGGTGTCGCCTCCTCCCTCGGCAAGGGCCTGACCGCCTCCAGCCTGGGTGCGCTCCTCAAGGCCCGGGGCCTGCGGGTCACGATGCAGAAGCTCGACCCGTACCTGAACGTCGACCCGGGCACGATGAACCCCTTCCAGCACGGCGAGGTGTTCGTCACCAACGACGGCGCCGAGACCGACCTGGACATCGGCCACTACGAGCGCTTCCTCGACGTCGACCTCGACGGCTCGGCCAACGTCACCACCGGCCAGGTCTACTCGCAGGTCATCGCCAAGGAGCGGCGCGGCGAGTACCTCGGCGACACCGTGCAGGTCATCCCGCACATCACCAACGAGATCAAGTCCCGGATCCGGCGCATGGCGACCGACGACGTCGACGTCGTCATCACCGAGGTCGGCGGCACGGTCGGCGACATCGAGTCGCTGCCGTTCCTGGAGACCGTCCGCCAGGTCCGCCACGAGGTCGGCCGCGACAACGTCTTCGTCGTGCACATCTCGCTGCTGCCCTACATCGGCCCGTCCGGCGAGCTGAAGACCAAGCCGACCCAGCACTCCGTCGCCGCCCTGCGCAACATCGGCATCCAGCCCGACGCGATCGTGCTGCGCGCCGACCGCGAGGTCCCGACCGCCATCAAGCGCAAGATCTCGCTGATGTGCGACGTCGACGAGGCCGCCGTGGTCGCCGCCATCGACGCCCCGTCGATCTACGACATCCCGAAGGTGCTGCACACCGAGGGCCTGGACGCCTATGTCGTCCGCAAGCTCGACCTGCCCTTCCGCGACGTGGACTGGACCGTCTGGGAGGACCTCCTGGACCGCGTCCACAACCCCGACCACGAGGTCACCGTCGCGCTCGTCGGCAAGTACATCGACCTGCCCGACGCCTATCTGTCGGTGACCGAGGCCATGCGCGCCGGCGGCTTCGCCAACAAGGCCCGGGTCAAGGTCAAGTGGGTCACCTCCGACGACTGCAAGACCCCGGCCGGCGCCGAGCAGCAGCTCGGCGACTGCGACGCGATCCTCGTCCCCGGCGGCTTCGGCGACCGCGGCGTGGCCGGCAAGGTCGGCGCGATCCGCTACGCCCGCGAGAACAAGGTGCCGCTGCTCGGCATCTGCCTGGGCCTGCAGTGCATCGTGATCGAGGCCGCCCGCAACCTGGCCGACATCCCCGAGGCCAACTCCACCGAGTTCGACCCGGCCACCGCGCACCCCGTCGTCTCGACGATGGAGGAGCAGCTGGCGTACGTCGAGGGCGCCGGCGACCTGGGCGGAACGATGCGCCTGGGCCTCTACCCGGCCAAGCTCGCCGAGGGCTCGGTGGTCCGCGAGACCTACGCGGACGAGCCGTACGTCGAGGAGCGCCACCGGCACCGCTACGAGGTGAACAACGCGTACCGCGCGGAGCTGGAGAAGAAGGCCGGCCTGGTCTTCTCCGGCACCTCCCCGGACAACAAGCTCGTCGAGTTCGTCGAGTACCCGAAGGACGTGCACCCCTACCTGGTCGCCACCCAGGCGCACCCGGAGCTCAAGTCCCGCCCGACCCGCCCGCACCCGCTGTTCGCGGGCCTGGTGAAGGCGGCCGTCGAGCGCAAGACGGGCAAGCCGGCCCAGTAG
- a CDS encoding NUDIX hydrolase yields MQVQDTPEEWQVVATTTPFKGNKTSVRTDDVVMPDGTVARRDYQVHPGSVAVVALDEQDRVLLLKQYRHPVKQKLWEIPAGLLDVPGENPLHAAQRELYEEAHVKAEDWRVLTDVYTTPGGCDEAVRIFLARDLAEAEGERYEVSDEEADMEFARVPLAELVRGVLAGELHNNCLVVGVLSLMAARTGDGLDALRPADAEWPARPFEA; encoded by the coding sequence ATGCAGGTGCAGGACACCCCGGAGGAGTGGCAGGTCGTCGCCACCACCACCCCCTTCAAGGGCAACAAGACGAGTGTCCGCACGGACGACGTGGTCATGCCGGACGGCACGGTCGCCCGCCGCGACTACCAGGTCCACCCCGGCTCGGTCGCGGTCGTCGCCCTCGACGAGCAGGACCGGGTGCTGCTGCTCAAGCAGTACCGGCACCCGGTGAAGCAGAAGCTGTGGGAGATCCCGGCCGGACTGCTCGACGTGCCCGGTGAGAACCCGCTGCACGCCGCCCAGCGCGAGCTGTACGAGGAGGCCCACGTCAAGGCGGAGGACTGGCGGGTCCTCACCGACGTCTACACCACGCCCGGCGGCTGCGACGAGGCCGTCCGGATCTTCCTGGCCCGCGACCTCGCCGAGGCGGAGGGGGAGCGGTACGAGGTCTCCGACGAGGAGGCCGACATGGAGTTCGCCCGGGTCCCGCTGGCCGAGCTGGTCCGCGGTGTGCTCGCGGGCGAGCTGCACAACAACTGCCTGGTGGTCGGCGTGCTCTCGCTGATGGCGGCCCGCACCGGCGACGGCCTGGACGCGCTGCGCCCGGCGGACGCGGAGTGGCCGGCCCGGCCGTTCGAGGCGTAG
- a CDS encoding FAD-binding protein — translation MAPRTITPDSALAGLREDIAGDVYVPGDPGYDEARVVFNAMIDRRPAVIAQCETHEDVINAVLFGQDAGLPIAVRGGGHSVAGAALNDGGLVVDLRRMHAVVADPEHMTVRVAGGATMSHLDRACQPFHVAVTGGRASTTGVGGFTLGGGSGWLERKFGLACDNLLAVELVTAEGHHVHADAEENAELFWALHGGGGNFGVVTSMTLRVHPLPEFSFVMLLFPKEAGPEVVRAYRDLLQDAPDEAGGGAIYLNAPPEEFIPQELQGTLLAGALVTWAGPASEVREFAAPLYALKPSVELLMDLPYADFQCMLDDPPGMRNYWSAEYLSGFPDPAVDVFCARSAGMIVPSGMQHVLFPLGGQVARGPADFPIPWRPAAWGVHPFAVWEDPADDERAIQWVRDVRADAQPWSIGAVYLNFTGDEGRQRVVEGFGAENYRRLARVKAAYDPANVFRFNHNIAPAAA, via the coding sequence ATGGCTCCCCGCACCATCACTCCTGACAGCGCCCTTGCGGGACTGCGCGAGGACATCGCCGGCGACGTGTACGTGCCGGGCGATCCGGGCTACGACGAGGCCAGGGTCGTCTTCAACGCGATGATCGACCGGCGCCCCGCGGTCATCGCCCAGTGCGAGACGCATGAGGACGTCATCAACGCGGTCCTGTTCGGGCAGGACGCCGGGCTGCCGATCGCGGTGCGCGGGGGCGGGCACAGTGTGGCCGGGGCCGCGCTCAACGACGGCGGGCTCGTGGTGGACCTGCGGCGGATGCACGCCGTGGTGGCCGACCCGGAGCACATGACGGTACGGGTCGCGGGCGGGGCGACGATGAGCCATCTGGACCGGGCTTGCCAGCCCTTCCATGTGGCGGTGACCGGCGGACGGGCGTCCACGACCGGGGTCGGGGGGTTCACGCTGGGCGGCGGGTCGGGCTGGCTGGAGCGGAAGTTCGGGCTCGCCTGCGACAACCTGCTGGCCGTGGAGCTGGTGACGGCCGAGGGCCATCATGTGCACGCGGACGCCGAGGAGAACGCGGAGCTGTTCTGGGCGCTGCACGGCGGCGGCGGGAACTTCGGGGTGGTCACCTCGATGACGCTGCGGGTGCACCCCCTGCCGGAGTTCTCCTTCGTGATGCTGCTGTTCCCGAAGGAGGCCGGCCCCGAGGTCGTCCGGGCCTACCGCGATCTGCTCCAGGACGCGCCGGACGAGGCCGGCGGGGGCGCGATCTATCTCAACGCGCCGCCCGAGGAGTTCATCCCCCAGGAGCTGCAGGGCACGCTGCTCGCGGGCGCCCTGGTGACCTGGGCCGGCCCGGCGTCCGAGGTCCGCGAGTTCGCGGCGCCGCTGTACGCGCTGAAGCCGTCGGTGGAGCTGCTCATGGACCTGCCGTACGCCGACTTCCAGTGCATGCTGGACGACCCGCCGGGGATGCGGAACTACTGGTCGGCGGAGTATCTGTCGGGCTTCCCGGACCCCGCCGTCGACGTGTTCTGCGCCCGTTCGGCCGGGATGATCGTGCCCTCGGGCATGCAGCACGTGCTGTTCCCGCTGGGGGGCCAGGTGGCCCGTGGCCCGGCCGACTTCCCGATCCCGTGGCGGCCGGCGGCCTGGGGTGTGCACCCCTTCGCGGTGTGGGAGGACCCGGCCGACGACGAGCGCGCGATCCAGTGGGTGCGGGACGTCCGCGCCGACGCCCAGCCGTGGTCGATCGGCGCGGTGTACCTGAACTTCACGGGCGACGAGGGCCGGCAGCGGGTGGTCGAGGGCTTCGGCGCCGAGAACTACCGGCGCCTGGCCCGGGTCAAGGCCGCCTACGACCCTGCCAACGTCTTCCGTTTCAACCACAACATCGCGCCGGCCGCCGCCTGA
- a CDS encoding glycoside hydrolase family 15 protein gives MAGRIEDYALIGDMQTAALVCRDGSVDWLCLPRFDSHAVFAGLLGTEEHGFWRVGPAVPEGAPAAPADRRRYRGDSLVLESEWDTPRGTVRVTDFMPPRDGAPQLIRIVEGVSGRVRMRSSLRMRFSYGRVVPWVHKVGERTVAVAGPDSVWLDADAETHGKDLTTYSEFTVTPGDRITFTLSWQPSHKEPPPLPDPEGSLEATVEFWREWVEHCTYHGPYREAVVRSLITLKALTYAPTGGIVAAPTTSLPEEIGGVRNWDYRYTWLRDAAITLSSMLRTGYREEARAWRDWLLRAVAGDPENLQIMYGIAGERELGEAELDWLPGYENSGPVRVGNGAANQLQLDVYGEVTEALHLAHMTGLSRNDYASLLQIKLINYLEKNWDQPDEGIWEVRGPRRHFTHSKVMAWVAVDRTIKLIESGDADGPLERWRELRDEIHRDVCEKGYDKERNTFTQSYGSQELDASLLLIPQMGFLPPDDKRVIGTIEAIQRELSTEDGFVLRYPTAGEEAGVDGLEGDEGAFLACSFWLADDLAMIGRVDEARKLFEKLLSLRNDLGLLAEEWDARLQRQVGNFPQAFSHVPLIDTALRLTASGAYGG, from the coding sequence GTGGCCGGGCGCATCGAGGATTACGCACTCATCGGAGACATGCAGACCGCCGCCCTGGTCTGCCGGGACGGCAGTGTCGACTGGCTCTGCCTGCCCCGCTTCGATTCCCACGCAGTCTTCGCGGGACTGCTCGGGACCGAGGAACACGGCTTCTGGCGGGTCGGCCCCGCGGTCCCCGAGGGCGCGCCCGCGGCCCCCGCCGACCGGCGCCGCTACCGGGGCGACTCGCTCGTCCTGGAGTCCGAGTGGGACACCCCGCGCGGCACGGTCCGGGTGACCGATTTCATGCCCCCGCGCGACGGGGCGCCGCAGCTGATCCGGATCGTCGAGGGAGTCAGCGGCCGGGTGCGGATGCGTTCCTCGCTGCGGATGCGGTTCAGTTACGGGCGGGTCGTGCCCTGGGTGCACAAGGTGGGCGAGCGGACGGTCGCCGTCGCAGGGCCGGACTCGGTGTGGCTGGACGCCGACGCCGAGACGCACGGCAAGGACCTCACCACGTACTCCGAGTTCACCGTCACGCCCGGTGACCGGATCACCTTCACGCTCTCCTGGCAGCCCTCGCACAAGGAGCCGCCGCCGCTGCCGGACCCGGAGGGCTCGCTGGAGGCGACCGTCGAGTTCTGGCGCGAGTGGGTGGAGCACTGCACGTACCACGGCCCCTACCGGGAGGCGGTGGTCCGCTCGCTGATCACCCTGAAGGCGCTGACGTACGCGCCGACCGGCGGGATCGTGGCCGCGCCGACCACCTCGCTTCCGGAGGAGATCGGCGGCGTACGGAACTGGGACTACCGCTACACCTGGCTGCGGGACGCGGCGATCACCCTCTCCTCGATGCTGCGCACCGGCTACCGCGAGGAGGCCCGCGCCTGGCGGGACTGGCTGCTCCGCGCGGTGGCCGGCGACCCGGAGAACCTGCAGATCATGTACGGCATCGCCGGCGAGCGGGAGCTCGGCGAGGCGGAGCTGGACTGGCTGCCGGGGTACGAGAACTCCGGCCCGGTCCGGGTCGGCAACGGCGCGGCGAACCAGCTCCAGCTGGACGTGTACGGCGAGGTCACCGAGGCCCTGCACCTGGCGCACATGACGGGCCTGTCCCGCAACGACTACGCCTCCCTCCTGCAGATCAAGCTGATCAACTACCTGGAGAAGAACTGGGACCAGCCCGACGAGGGCATCTGGGAGGTGCGCGGCCCGCGCCGCCACTTCACCCACTCCAAGGTGATGGCCTGGGTGGCGGTGGACCGCACGATCAAGCTGATCGAGTCCGGCGACGCCGACGGCCCGCTGGAGCGCTGGCGCGAGCTGCGCGACGAGATCCACCGGGACGTCTGCGAGAAGGGTTACGACAAGGAGCGCAACACCTTCACCCAGTCCTACGGCTCGCAGGAGCTGGACGCCTCGCTGCTGCTGATCCCGCAGATGGGCTTCCTGCCGCCGGACGACAAGCGCGTCATCGGCACGATCGAGGCGATCCAGCGCGAGCTGTCCACGGAGGACGGCTTCGTGCTGCGCTACCCGACGGCCGGCGAGGAGGCGGGCGTGGACGGCCTGGAGGGCGACGAGGGCGCGTTCCTCGCCTGCTCGTTCTGGCTGGCCGACGACCTGGCGATGATCGGCCGGGTCGACGAGGCCCGCAAGCTCTTCGAGAAGCTGCTCTCACTGCGCAACGACCTGGGCCTGCTCGCCGAGGAGTGGGACGCCCGGCTGCAGCGCCAGGTCGGCAACTTCCCGCAGGCCTTCAGCCACGTCCCGCTGATCGACACGGCACTGCGGCTGACGGCGAGCGGGGCGTACGGGGGCTAG